In Anaerolineales bacterium, the following proteins share a genomic window:
- a CDS encoding matrixin family metalloprotease, with protein MRLNFFKGFLVLALASLACSNLTSPQSSAETEYRYDDLPNVGDESAAFSEYRAISQWEKLEIAYFFVNGTGKISGDDEKAVIKQAFDLWAQQTPLTFTEAANRSQADIVVGWATGDHNDGDPFDGPGDVLAHASFPNPYDDRQVFLHFDDDERWVNSNSQNVDLLTVAAHEIGHTLGLAHSADPNALMYPSYGGPHRFLGEDDIAGVQSLYGVASASPPAPDVPANDAPPPSADNDSDGDGISDRDEVLVTGTDPNKEDSDNDGLSDGVEVVNRMNPLDADMDRDGVNDGQEVANGTDPFFPEQADVSPELEDEVSDFLTQAIELQIEAYRRSDASIASSIMAGEILDNLANEINSLNAQGLVSIFEIDYYESYINDIRVVNNAHIEVDTCEVWSTATYRFSDGQLVASDGPTLLPQTITIQQLSASWFITAVEFFDAPAFCN; from the coding sequence ATGCGCCTCAATTTTTTCAAAGGATTTCTCGTTCTTGCGTTAGCGTCGCTTGCCTGCTCGAATCTAACTTCGCCGCAATCCTCCGCCGAAACGGAATATCGCTACGACGATTTGCCGAATGTCGGGGATGAATCGGCGGCATTTTCGGAATATCGAGCCATATCGCAATGGGAAAAACTTGAGATCGCCTATTTTTTCGTGAACGGCACCGGAAAGATCTCAGGCGACGACGAGAAAGCGGTCATCAAACAAGCCTTTGATCTTTGGGCGCAACAAACTCCGTTGACGTTTACGGAAGCTGCGAATCGCTCGCAAGCGGATATCGTTGTCGGCTGGGCGACCGGCGACCACAACGACGGCGATCCCTTCGACGGACCCGGCGATGTGCTAGCGCACGCGTCATTCCCAAACCCGTATGACGACCGGCAAGTTTTTCTACACTTCGACGATGATGAACGTTGGGTGAACAGCAATTCGCAAAACGTGGATCTGCTTACCGTCGCCGCGCATGAGATCGGTCACACGCTTGGACTCGCTCACAGCGCCGATCCCAATGCGCTGATGTATCCCAGTTACGGCGGACCGCATCGTTTCCTCGGAGAGGATGACATTGCCGGGGTACAGAGTCTCTACGGGGTGGCAAGCGCGTCACCGCCTGCGCCAGATGTCCCTGCGAATGACGCGCCGCCTCCTAGCGCGGATAATGATTCGGACGGCGACGGAATCTCCGACCGTGATGAGGTCCTCGTCACCGGAACCGATCCAAATAAAGAAGACAGCGATAACGACGGCTTGAGCGATGGAGTCGAAGTGGTGAACCGCATGAATCCGCTCGATGCCGACATGGATCGCGACGGCGTGAACGACGGGCAGGAAGTAGCGAACGGAACCGACCCGTTCTTCCCGGAACAAGCGGATGTTTCGCCTGAACTCGAAGATGAAGTGAGCGATTTTCTGACACAGGCGATCGAATTGCAGATCGAAGCCTATCGGCGCAGCGACGCTTCGATCGCGTCGTCCATCATGGCGGGCGAGATTCTCGATAACCTCGCCAACGAGATCAATTCGCTCAACGCGCAAGGCTTGGTTTCGATCTTTGAAATTGATTATTACGAAAGTTACATCAACGACATTCGCGTGGTGAATAACGCACACATCGAAGTGGACACGTGCGAGGTATGGTCAACGGCAACCTATCGCTTTTCAGACGGGCAATTGGTCGCAAGCGACGGACCGACTTTGCTTCCGCAAACCATCACGATCCAACAATTGAGCGCGAGCTGGTTCATCACCGCCGTTGAATTCTTCGACGCGCCGGCGTTTTGTAATTAG